From a region of the Oryza sativa Japonica Group chromosome 6, ASM3414082v1 genome:
- the LOC4341232 gene encoding arogenate dehydrogenase 2, chloroplastic has translation MASSPRHSTHHPTLLLRRHYPNFCALAPLRPTRQLPSLPQQQLQQKQHVGHDPSPSEPTTAAASPATAAAAGALRVGIVGFGNFGQFIAGGIQRQGHAVLATSRSDYSGYCARHGIRFFATADELCEAGPDVLLVCSSILSTEAVVRAIPFRKLRPGTLVADVLSVKQFPRNLLLEILPPGFGIVCTHPMFGPESGKHGWSGLPFVYDKVRVAKEGDQAAKCEQFLSIFEREGCRMVEMLCEEHDRYAAGSQFITHTIGRILSQLNLESTPINTKGYETLLQLTKNTISDSFDLYYGLFMYNVNATEQIDNLDRAFEKVKQMLYGRLHNVLRKQIEERVPIP, from the exons ATGGCGTCCTCCCCGCGCCATTCCACCCACCACCCCACcttgctcctccgccgccactaCCCCAACTTCTGCGCCCTCGCCCCCCTCCGCCCGACCAGGCAACTCCCCAGCCTTccccagcagcagctgcagcagaaGCAGCACGTTGGCCATGATCCGTCGCCGTCGGAGCCCACCAccgcggccgcctcgccggcgacggcggcggcggcgggggcgctgCGTGTGGGGATCGTCGGGTTCGGCAACTTCGGGCAGTTCATCGCGGGGGGGATCCAGCGGCAGGGGCACGCGGTGCTGGCCACCTCCAGATCCGACTACTCGGGCTACTGCGCCCGCCACGGGATCCgcttcttcgccaccgccgacgagctCTGCGAGGCCGGGCCCGACGTCCTGCTCGTCTGCAGCTCCATCCTCTCCACCGAGGCCGTCGTCCGCGCCATCCCCTTCCGCAAGCTCCGCCCCGGAACCCTCGTCGCCGACGTGCTCTCCGTCAAGCAGTTCCCCCGCAACCTCCTCCTCGAG ATCCTCCCTCCGGGGTTCGGGATTGTATGTACGCACCCCATGTTTGGGCCGGAGAGTGGAAAGCATGGCTGGAGTGGGCTACCTTTTGTCTATGACAAGGTCCGTGTTGCCAAGGAAGGGGATCAGGCGGCCAAGTGCGAACAGTTCTTGAGCATCTTTGAGCGGGAG GGATGTAGGATGGTGGAGATGTTGTGCGAAGAGCATGATCGCTATGCCGCGGGAAGTCAGTTCATCACTCACACTATTGGGAG GATTTTGTCACAGCTAAACCTTGAGTCCACACCAATCAACACCAAGGGTTATGAGACCCTTCTGCAACTT ACTAAGAACACGATAAGTGATAGTTTCGATCTGTACTATGGGCTTTTCATGTACAATGTGAATGCCACAGAACAG ATAGACAACCTGGACAGGGCATTTGAGAAGGTGAAGCAGATGCTCTATGGTAGGCTGCATAATGTACTAAGAAAGCAGATAGAAGAGAGGGTCCCAATCCCGTAG
- the LOC4341233 gene encoding heavy metal-associated isoprenylated plant protein 29, with translation MTIVEMQMNIDCDGCEDNVRKALQRLQGVDYVDVDRVRGKVTVTGSASQKKVLRAARRSGRIAVLWPSAYDTDHRHHHQAYYAQPAYHHHHHYQQTIKPAAAAAAAVAVAARAPHHHHQHYSSVQHGRMSGGGKAVSSYNYHVHGYFDSDLHGYSGGHHHGDVVPAAARSYFSDENPHACAVM, from the exons ATGACG ATCGTGGAGATGCAGATGAACATCGACTGCGACGGTTGCGAGGACAACGTGAGGAAGGCACTCCAGAGGCTCCAAG GGGTGGATTACGTGGACGTGGACAGGGTGAGGGGGAAGGTGACGGTGACGGGGTCGGCGAGCCAGAAGAAGGTGCTGCGTGCAGCGCGGCGCTCCGGGAGGATCGCCGTGCTCTGGCCGTCGGCGTACGACAccgaccaccgccaccaccaccaagccTACTACGCGCAGCCGGCgtaccatcaccaccaccactaccaacAAACCAtcaagcccgccgccgccgccgccgccgccgtcgccgtcgccgcgcgcgcgccccaccaccaccaccaacactaCAGCAGCGTGCAGCACGGCAGGATGAGCGGAGGAGGCAAGGCGGTGAGCTCGTACAACTACCACGTCCACGGATACTTCGACTCCGACCTCCACGGGTACagcggcggccaccaccacggcgacgtcgtgccggccgccgcgcggagCTACTTCAGCGACGAGAACCCGCACGCCTGCGCCGTCATGtga
- the LOC112939367 gene encoding F-box only protein 7, giving the protein MDMLLEILRLLECPDVMRCAAVCTAWRAAYRDLRRRGIAASRQTPCLIYRSAAAGLNAIGMYSLSDQRPYTIPIPDPISEQHWFGSSNGWLITADCRSDIILLNPITGRRIALPPATTMQHVTLVLNEEGFLTNDDCIAMLIHQPYDQLSFAKVGGNSWNWLAVDYTFVDCIYHDGWFYAVTSMGVIHAFNLHGPSVVHKTIFPRIQDNNMHQEYIVQAPWGGLLRIYRTVDILEKEQRHNQVVRTLGFRVYRVSLDEQKLVRMTGIGEHALFVGHNASVCLSVKDHPTLMPNHVYFTDDDFETVFSFKSSRRDVGVCNIENNTVTKVVYPELWIYSLPPIWFTPSLIG; this is encoded by the exons ATGGACATGTTGTTGGAGATTCTGCGGCTGCTCGAGTGCCCAGATGTGATGCGCTGTGCCGCCGTTTGCACGGCTTGGCGCGCGGCGTACCGCGACTTGCGTCGCCGTGGCATTGCAGCCAGCCGCCAGACCCCCTGCTTAATCTATAGATCGGCTGCTGCTGGCCTGAACGCCATTGGCATGTACAGCCTTTCTGACCAGAGGCCCTACACGATCCCCATCCCTGACCCCATCAGCGAGCAGCACTGGTTCGGCTCCTCCAACGGTTGGCTGATAACAGCTGACTGCCGGTCTGACATCATACTGCTCAACCCCATCACCGGCCGCCGGATCGCTCTTCCTCCGGCGACCACCATGCAGCATGTCACGCTGGTCCTGAACGAGGAGGGATTCTTGACAA ATGATGACTGCATCGCCATGCTCATCCATCAGCCATATGATCAGCTCTCTTTTGCCAAGGTCGGAGGCAATAGTTGGAATTGGCTCGCAGTCGATTATACTTTCGTTGACTGTATCTACCATGACGGATGGTTCTACGCGGTAACTTCCATGGGAGTAATTCATGCCTTCAATCTTCATGGGCCTTCCGTTGTGCACAAAACAATCTTTCCGAGGATCCAAGACAATAATATGCACCAGGAATACATCGTTCAGGCTCCATGGGGGGGCCTTCTTCGGATCTACAGAACAGTAGACATCCTTGAAAAAGAGCAACGACACAACCAAGTAGTTCGTACATTGGGGTTCAGAGTGTACAGGGTCAGTTTGGATGAGCAGAAGCTTGTGAGGATGACAGGAATTGGTGAACACGCTCTCTTTGTTGGGCACAATGCTTCGGTTTGCCTTTCTGTTAAGGACCATCCCACTTTGATGCCGAATCATGTTTACTTCACTGATGACGATTTTGAAAcagttttttctttcaaaagttCTCGTCGTGATGTAGGAGTGTGCAACATAGAGAATAACACTGTCACAAAAGTGGTATATCCTGAACTTTGGATATATTCACTGCCTCCCATTTGGTTTACTCCTAGTCTCATAGGATAA